ATCAGCGCCATTACGCCGACCGCGACCCCGCCCACGGAGATGAAGGTGATGATGGAGATGAACGTCTGCTTCCGCTTCGCCAGCAGGTATTTCTCGGCGATGTGAAGCTCGACGGGGACGCGCAACCTTCCTACCCCTCTTTCCGGAGATGCGGGAACAGGATCACCTCTCGGATCGACGGGGAGTCGGTGAGCAGCATCACGAGCCGGTCGATCCCGATCCCTTCGCCCGCGGCGGGCGGCATCCCGTATTCGAGCGCGCGGATGTAGTCCTCGTCCAGGAAATGGGCCTCCTCGTCCCCCCGCTCCCTCCGGCGGATCTGCTCCTCGAACCGCCCCCTCTGGTCCTCCGGATCGTTCAGCTCGGAGAAGGCGTTGGCGATCTCCCGCCCCCGGACGATCAGCTCGAACCGGTCCACGAGCTGCGGGCGGCGGTCGTTCCGACGCGACAGCGGGGACACCTCGATCGGGAACTCGGTCACGAACGCGGGGCCGGCGATCTTCCGCTCCGCGACCTCCTCGTAGACGGCCGCCAGGAGGTCGCCCATGGAGGCCCGTTCGGCGCCGGGGAGATTAAGCTCCTTCGCCATCCCT
This window of the Thermodesulfobacteriota bacterium genome carries:
- a CDS encoding amino acid--tRNA ligase-related protein, with the translated sequence LDMDLYLRIAPELYLKRLLVGGLERVFEINRNFRNEGISTQHNPEFTMLEFYQAYATFEELMALTEDMISSLARELTGGMKVPYQGEVIDFTPPWERITIAQAVARHGGVPEEKLSEEPFLRGMAKELNLPGAERASMGDLLAAVYEEVAERKIAGPAFVTEFPIEVSPLSRRNDRRPQLVDRFELIVRGREIANAFSELNDPEDQRGRFEEQIRRRERGDEEAHFLDEDYIRALEYGMPPAAGEGIGIDRLVMLLTDSPSIREVILFPHLRKEG